One Serinicoccus chungangensis genomic window carries:
- the ileS gene encoding isoleucine--tRNA ligase, whose amino-acid sequence MAYPQSSTSAAALTPSPRFPEIEQAVLAYWQEHGTFARSVEQREAGERGANEYVFYDGPPFANGLPHYGHLLTGYVKDVVPRYQTMRGKRVERRFGWDTHGLPAELEAMDQLGIKTKDEILGIGIEAFNAKCRESVLKYTDEWQDYVTRQARWVDFEGDYKTLNVDYMESVLWAFKRLYDKGLVYEGFRVLPYCWNDQTPLSNHELRMDDEVYQVRQDPAVTVGARLLSGATPDDVLDGALALVWTTTPWTLPANLAIMVGEDIEYVVVRAPLPGAASEDAGSGGGERYLIAKERLAAYAHELGEDPEVLGTYTGAQLTGRSYVPPFSYYQGWERAHRLVVAEFVTTTDGTGLVHTAGAFGEDDKVVTDREGIEPVMPVGPDGAFTAPVEEYAGMLVFDANAPIMDHLKAATRNQLGGEPHDTGSVTEGTVLLRRESYAHSYPHCWRCKQPLIYKAVSSWFVEVTAFKDDMLRTNEDITWVPEHIKHGQFGRWLENARDWSISRNRFWGSPIPVWRSDDPAYPRIDVYGSLEEIEADFGTLPRDRDGHVDLHRPFVDELTRPNPDDPTGASTMRRVEDVLDVWFDSGSMSYAQVHYPFENEQWFEEHFPADFIVEYIGQTRGWFYTLHILATALFDRPAFSTCLSHGIVLGSDGQKMSKSLKNYPDVREVFDRDGADAMRWFLMSSPILRGGNLVVTEQGIRDGVRQTMIPLWNAWYFFGLYANAAGYEARWSTGSEHQLDRYVLAKTREFVEAAEAAYDGNEIAVAAEVIRDFVDVLTNWYIRRSRDRFWAEDHEAFDTLYTVLEITCRVAAPLLPLLTEEVWRGLTGGESVHLTDWPEAGDLPEDPELVAAMDTVREVCSTALGLRKAQGLRVRLPLPRLTVVLKDAQTLVPDHDARAQMVTDVIRDEVNVRQLTVLDADDPDALSDLQVEQRLTVNARAAGPRLGKQVQAAIKGSKSGDWSVADDGTVTSGGIALDEGEFTLETVVGGTDDHAERATATLRGQGGGFVVLDTAVTPELAQEGLARDLVRAVQGARKDAGLDISDRISLTVVGDDEVWDAAMAHQQLVMGETLAVQFGAAGAGQALPPARNGAHASTADLGGGHTVQLLISRREETGR is encoded by the coding sequence ATGGCCTACCCCCAGTCCAGCACCTCTGCCGCCGCGCTGACGCCCTCCCCGCGCTTCCCGGAGATCGAGCAGGCCGTGCTGGCCTACTGGCAGGAGCACGGCACCTTCGCCCGGAGCGTCGAGCAGCGCGAGGCCGGGGAGCGCGGCGCCAACGAGTACGTCTTCTACGACGGACCCCCCTTCGCCAACGGGCTGCCGCACTACGGCCACCTGCTCACCGGCTACGTCAAGGACGTCGTCCCGCGCTACCAGACCATGCGGGGCAAGCGGGTCGAGCGGCGCTTCGGCTGGGACACCCACGGGCTGCCCGCCGAGCTCGAGGCGATGGACCAGCTGGGCATCAAGACCAAGGACGAGATCCTCGGCATCGGCATCGAGGCCTTCAACGCCAAGTGCCGCGAGTCGGTGCTGAAGTACACCGACGAGTGGCAGGACTACGTCACCCGCCAGGCGCGCTGGGTGGACTTCGAGGGCGACTACAAGACCCTCAACGTCGACTACATGGAGTCGGTGCTGTGGGCCTTCAAGCGGCTCTACGACAAGGGCCTCGTCTACGAGGGCTTCCGCGTCCTGCCCTACTGCTGGAACGACCAGACCCCGCTGTCCAACCACGAGCTGCGCATGGACGACGAGGTCTACCAGGTGCGCCAGGACCCGGCGGTCACCGTCGGGGCGCGCCTCCTGTCGGGGGCGACGCCCGACGACGTCCTGGACGGCGCGCTGGCGCTGGTCTGGACCACGACGCCGTGGACGCTGCCGGCCAACCTCGCGATCATGGTCGGCGAGGACATCGAGTACGTCGTGGTGCGGGCCCCGCTGCCCGGCGCCGCCTCGGAGGACGCCGGGTCCGGCGGCGGTGAGCGCTACCTCATCGCGAAGGAGCGGCTCGCGGCCTACGCCCACGAGCTCGGCGAGGACCCGGAGGTGCTCGGCACCTACACCGGCGCGCAGCTGACCGGCCGCTCCTACGTCCCGCCGTTCTCCTACTACCAGGGCTGGGAGCGGGCGCACCGGCTCGTCGTGGCGGAGTTCGTCACCACCACCGACGGCACCGGGCTCGTCCACACCGCGGGCGCCTTCGGTGAGGACGACAAGGTGGTCACCGACCGCGAGGGCATCGAGCCGGTCATGCCGGTCGGCCCGGACGGCGCCTTCACCGCCCCGGTGGAGGAGTACGCCGGGATGCTCGTCTTCGACGCCAACGCGCCGATCATGGACCACCTCAAGGCCGCCACCCGCAACCAGCTCGGCGGGGAGCCGCACGACACCGGCTCGGTGACCGAGGGCACCGTCCTGCTGCGCCGCGAGTCCTACGCCCACTCCTACCCGCACTGCTGGCGCTGCAAGCAGCCGCTCATCTACAAGGCGGTCTCCTCCTGGTTCGTCGAGGTCACGGCGTTCAAGGACGACATGCTGCGCACCAACGAGGACATCACCTGGGTGCCCGAGCACATCAAGCACGGGCAGTTCGGCCGGTGGCTGGAGAACGCCCGCGACTGGTCGATCTCCCGCAACCGCTTCTGGGGCAGCCCGATCCCGGTGTGGCGCAGCGACGACCCGGCCTACCCCCGCATCGACGTCTACGGCAGCCTCGAGGAGATCGAGGCCGACTTCGGCACGCTCCCGCGCGACCGTGACGGCCACGTCGACCTGCACCGGCCGTTCGTCGACGAGCTGACCCGGCCCAACCCCGACGACCCGACCGGCGCGAGCACCATGCGCCGGGTCGAGGACGTGCTCGACGTGTGGTTCGACTCCGGGTCGATGAGCTACGCCCAGGTGCACTACCCGTTCGAGAACGAGCAGTGGTTCGAGGAGCACTTCCCGGCCGACTTCATCGTCGAGTACATCGGGCAGACCCGCGGCTGGTTCTACACGCTGCACATCCTCGCCACCGCGCTCTTCGACCGGCCGGCGTTCTCGACCTGCCTCTCGCACGGCATCGTGCTCGGCAGCGACGGGCAGAAGATGTCCAAGTCGCTCAAGAACTACCCCGACGTGCGCGAGGTCTTCGACCGCGACGGCGCCGACGCGATGCGCTGGTTCCTCATGTCCTCCCCGATCCTGCGCGGCGGCAACCTCGTCGTCACCGAGCAGGGGATCCGCGACGGCGTGCGGCAGACGATGATCCCGCTGTGGAACGCGTGGTACTTCTTCGGGCTCTACGCCAACGCCGCGGGCTACGAGGCGCGCTGGTCGACCGGCTCGGAGCACCAGCTCGACCGCTACGTCCTGGCCAAGACCCGCGAGTTCGTCGAGGCGGCTGAGGCGGCCTACGACGGCAACGAGATCGCGGTAGCCGCCGAGGTCATCCGCGACTTCGTCGACGTCCTCACCAACTGGTACATCCGGCGCTCCCGGGACCGCTTCTGGGCCGAGGACCACGAGGCCTTCGACACGCTCTACACCGTCCTCGAGATCACCTGCCGGGTGGCCGCCCCGCTGCTCCCGCTGCTCACCGAGGAGGTATGGCGCGGCCTCACCGGCGGCGAGTCGGTGCACCTCACCGACTGGCCGGAGGCCGGCGACCTGCCGGAGGACCCGGAGCTGGTGGCCGCGATGGACACCGTCCGGGAGGTCTGCTCGACCGCGCTGGGGCTGCGCAAGGCGCAGGGCCTGCGGGTGCGGCTGCCGCTGCCCCGGCTCACGGTGGTCCTCAAGGACGCGCAGACCCTGGTGCCCGACCACGACGCTCGCGCGCAGATGGTCACCGACGTCATCAGGGACGAGGTCAACGTCCGGCAGCTCACCGTCCTCGACGCCGACGACCCGGACGCCCTGTCCGACCTGCAGGTCGAGCAGCGGCTCACGGTCAACGCCCGGGCCGCCGGGCCTCGGCTCGGCAAGCAGGTGCAGGCCGCGATCAAGGGGTCCAAGAGCGGTGACTGGTCGGTCGCCGACGACGGCACGGTGACCAGCGGAGGGATCGCTCTGGACGAGGGCGAGTTCACCCTCGAGACGGTCGTGGGCGGGACCGACGACCACGCGGAGAGGGCGACCGCGACGCTGCGCGGGCAGGGCGGAGGCTTCGTCGTGCTCGACACCGCGGTGACGCCCGAGCTCGCGCAGGAGGGCCTGGCGCGCGACCTGGTGCGCGCCGTCCAGGGCGCCCGCAAGGACGCCGGCCTCGACATCAGCGACCGCATCAGCCTCACCGTCGTGGGTGACGACGAGGTCTGGGACGCCGCGATGGCGCACCAGCAGCTCGTCATGGGTGAGACGCTGGCCGTCCAGTTCGGCGCCGCCGGGGCGGGCCAGGCCCTGCCCCCCGCCAGGAACGGCGCCCACGCCAGCACCGCCGACCTGGGCGGCGGGCATACCGTGCAGCTCCTGATCAGCCGACGCGAGGAGACCGGACGATGA
- a CDS encoding bifunctional folylpolyglutamate synthase/dihydrofolate synthase has product MSDNFFEGEDGSTELPLEPGGAVPSDEAAPGGATAPDPDPAELARYAQVTEDILARTPEHMPEPSLHRVARVMELMGDPQRTFRMVHLTGTNGKTSTARMVERLLREMGLRTGRFTSPHLHDMRERISTDGEPVSVEAFLSAYDDVLPFVEMVDLESAADEDPARRVRMTYFEVLVCVAYAAFADTPVDVAVVEVGLGGVWDATSVADGDVAVLTPVALDHTRLLGNTLEEIATEKAGIIKPGAIAVVGVQEPEVMDVLTERTEEVGADLRAEGVNFGVLAREIAVGGQQVSVRGLAGDYDGLFLPLFGGHQAHNAALAIAAVEAFVGGGEQPLSDEVLRAGLADVSSPGRLEIVRRSPTVLVDAAHNPAGVEALVEALRESFTFTRLVGLLAVLEDKDAEPMIQALEPVLDHVVVSRTTSPRAIRPHRLGELVAEYFGEDRVTVIPDLPDALDVAAGLADDGGVGGAVIATGSVTTAAEVRELLGLRTG; this is encoded by the coding sequence ATGAGCGACAACTTCTTCGAGGGCGAGGACGGCAGCACCGAGCTGCCGCTCGAGCCCGGCGGCGCCGTCCCGAGCGACGAGGCGGCCCCGGGCGGTGCCACCGCCCCGGACCCCGACCCGGCCGAGCTCGCGCGCTACGCCCAGGTGACCGAGGACATCCTGGCCCGCACGCCGGAGCACATGCCCGAGCCCAGCCTGCACCGGGTGGCGCGGGTCATGGAGCTCATGGGCGACCCGCAGCGCACCTTCCGGATGGTCCACCTCACCGGGACCAACGGCAAGACCTCGACCGCCCGGATGGTCGAGCGGCTCCTGCGGGAGATGGGCCTGCGCACCGGCCGGTTCACCAGCCCGCACCTGCACGACATGCGCGAGCGGATCAGCACCGACGGCGAGCCGGTCTCCGTCGAGGCCTTCCTGTCCGCCTACGACGACGTGCTGCCCTTCGTCGAGATGGTCGACCTCGAGTCGGCGGCCGACGAGGACCCGGCCCGCCGCGTGCGGATGACCTACTTCGAGGTGCTCGTCTGCGTGGCGTATGCCGCGTTCGCCGACACCCCCGTCGACGTCGCCGTGGTGGAGGTCGGGCTCGGCGGGGTGTGGGACGCCACCTCCGTCGCCGACGGCGACGTGGCCGTGCTCACCCCGGTGGCGCTGGACCACACCCGCCTGCTCGGGAACACCCTCGAGGAGATCGCGACGGAGAAGGCCGGGATCATCAAGCCCGGGGCCATCGCCGTCGTGGGGGTCCAGGAGCCGGAGGTCATGGACGTCCTCACCGAGCGCACCGAGGAGGTCGGGGCCGACCTGCGGGCCGAGGGCGTGAACTTCGGGGTGCTGGCCCGGGAGATCGCCGTCGGTGGCCAGCAGGTGTCGGTGCGCGGGTTGGCCGGGGACTACGACGGTCTCTTCCTGCCGCTCTTCGGCGGGCACCAGGCGCACAACGCCGCCCTGGCGATCGCCGCGGTCGAGGCCTTCGTCGGGGGAGGGGAGCAGCCCCTGTCCGACGAGGTCCTCCGGGCCGGTCTGGCCGACGTCTCCTCACCCGGGCGCCTCGAGATCGTCCGCCGCTCGCCGACCGTCCTCGTCGACGCCGCGCACAACCCGGCCGGGGTGGAGGCCCTGGTCGAGGCGCTGCGCGAGTCCTTCACGTTCACCCGGCTCGTCGGGCTGCTCGCCGTCCTGGAGGACAAGGACGCCGAGCCGATGATCCAGGCGCTGGAGCCGGTGCTCGACCACGTCGTGGTCTCGCGGACCACCTCGCCGCGGGCCATCCGGCCGCACCGCCTCGGCGAGCTCGTGGCCGAGTACTTCGGCGAGGACCGGGTCACCGTCATCCCCGACCTCCCCGACGCCCTGGACGTGGCCGCCGGCCTGGCCGACGACGGCGGGGTCGGCGGTGCCGTGATCGCCACCGGCTCGGTGACGACGGCCGCCGAGGTGCGCGAGCTGCTGGGGCTCAGGACCGGCTAG
- a CDS encoding sucrase ferredoxin, protein MTESFRCSDAARERGDPVLGTAPPQPRLLLVEVPGGWPPDALAALPAEVRDDLVRVMTVGSARLLLVRRPGEPHRPDGPWQWYAVDPAARPGARVVGGTWSAGAELLAAATSALAGAAAQDPPPDADPHHAPDAGASPAQGSVDEQLLLVCTHGRKDVCCAVRGRPVAAALDEVWPGEVWECSHTGGDRFAANLLVLPDGACYGGLDPDRAVEVVRGHRAGAPAVGHLRGRIGQDRVVQSAVVAALGRWGVPWDAVRPVGTPQVLPAAEDGAGAATGHVVAQWRTDVAVEGHGLWRASGVERLAPAQRLTCRAVGAGSVRVPEVVGWSALPEAVGGGAESGAGTSASRS, encoded by the coding sequence ATGACTGAGTCGTTCCGCTGCTCCGACGCCGCCCGCGAGCGCGGCGACCCCGTCCTGGGCACCGCGCCCCCGCAGCCCCGGCTGCTGCTCGTCGAGGTGCCGGGCGGATGGCCCCCAGACGCGCTCGCGGCGCTGCCGGCCGAGGTCCGCGACGACCTCGTGCGGGTGATGACGGTGGGTTCCGCCCGGCTCCTGCTCGTCCGCCGGCCGGGAGAGCCGCACCGTCCGGACGGCCCCTGGCAGTGGTATGCCGTGGACCCCGCCGCGCGCCCGGGCGCCCGGGTGGTGGGCGGGACGTGGTCCGCCGGAGCCGAGCTGCTGGCCGCGGCGACCTCGGCGCTCGCCGGGGCTGCGGCGCAGGACCCGCCCCCGGACGCCGACCCCCACCACGCGCCCGACGCCGGCGCCTCCCCTGCCCAGGGCTCGGTCGACGAGCAGCTGCTGCTGGTCTGCACCCACGGGCGCAAGGACGTGTGCTGCGCGGTGCGCGGGCGGCCGGTGGCCGCTGCCCTCGACGAGGTCTGGCCCGGCGAGGTCTGGGAGTGCTCGCACACCGGGGGCGACCGCTTCGCCGCCAACCTCCTCGTGCTGCCCGACGGCGCGTGCTACGGCGGCCTCGACCCCGACCGGGCCGTCGAGGTCGTGCGCGGGCACCGGGCCGGGGCGCCGGCGGTGGGCCACCTGCGCGGCCGCATCGGCCAGGACCGGGTGGTGCAGAGCGCCGTCGTCGCGGCCCTCGGCCGCTGGGGGGTGCCCTGGGACGCGGTGCGGCCGGTCGGCACACCGCAGGTGCTGCCCGCTGCGGAGGACGGTGCCGGCGCCGCGACGGGGCACGTCGTGGCGCAATGGCGCACCGACGTGGCGGTGGAGGGCCACGGGCTCTGGCGGGCGTCGGGGGTCGAGCGGCTCGCCCCCGCCCAGCGGCTCACCTGCCGCGCGGTGGGTGCCGGCTCGGTCCGGGTGCCGGAGGTGGTCGGCTGGAGCGCCCTGCCCGAGGCGGTCGGCGGGGGCGCCGAGTCCGGGGCCGGCACGTCCGCTAGCCGGTCCTGA
- the valS gene encoding valine--tRNA ligase: protein MKRTHQIAPPRPAQLPERPSVDGLEEKWVAVWKDTDVYAFDRDAALAGPREEIFAVDTPPPTASGTLHLGHVFGYTQADCLARYHRMTGKHVFYPIGWDDNGLPTEKRVQNYYGVRGDATLPYDPDFTPPQRGGDGKSIRAADQVPVGRSTFIELCEELTVIDEQAFEDVFRRLGLAIDWNVQYRTIGDRSRAVAQQAFLRNLARGEAYQALAPGLWDITFQTAVAQAELEARDYPGAYHRVAYHRADGAPVHIETTRPELIPSVVALVAHPDDERYADLFGTTVTSPLFGVEVPVLAHPLAEMDKGAGIAMCCTFGDMTDVQWWRELQLPTRSVITRSGRLQEQTPEWVAGGPGESLYDERLAGRTVHAAREAVVEALRASGDLDGEPTKTQRKANFYERGEKPLEIVTSRQWFIRNGGREDGAPGLREALIARGEEVHFHPGFMRSRYRNWVEGLNGDWLISRQRFFGVPFPVWYAVDAAGEVDHDTVLVPDEARLPIDPVSDVPEGYTEDQRDQPGGFTADTDVMDTWATSSLSPQIAAGWPTRGGSGEGSDADLFAAIFPFDMRPQGHDIIRTWLFATMVRAHHEHGTVPWTDAYLNGWILDPDRKKMSKSKGNAVTPLDMLQASGTDAVRYWAAAARPGVDTVDDPNQIKVGRRLAIKLLNASSFVLGFGELPQGSSEADLVTEPLDRAMLAGLAEVVRRATQAYEAWDYSTALDVTESFFWTFCDDYLELVKERAYGGEFSADGPAGDPTPPTLSARAALRLALSVQLRLLAPVISFATEEVWSWWHEEGTSVHTQPWPVVEELAVAEGADAALLGTVGQALAGLRRAKSEAKVKMRTPIAAATVAGPAVELERVRAALGDLAAAGKVTGELSFDEAEQLGVRDVALVEDPA from the coding sequence ATGAAGCGCACCCACCAGATCGCTCCCCCGCGCCCGGCGCAGCTGCCCGAGCGTCCGTCCGTCGACGGACTCGAGGAGAAGTGGGTCGCGGTATGGAAGGACACCGACGTCTACGCCTTCGACCGGGACGCCGCCCTGGCCGGACCGCGCGAGGAGATCTTCGCCGTCGACACCCCGCCGCCGACCGCGTCCGGCACGCTGCACCTCGGTCACGTCTTCGGCTACACCCAGGCCGACTGCCTCGCGCGCTACCACCGGATGACCGGCAAGCACGTGTTCTACCCCATCGGGTGGGACGACAACGGGCTGCCGACCGAGAAGCGGGTGCAGAACTACTACGGCGTGCGCGGCGACGCGACCCTGCCCTACGACCCCGACTTCACCCCGCCCCAGCGCGGCGGCGACGGGAAGAGCATCAGGGCCGCGGACCAGGTGCCCGTGGGCCGCTCCACCTTCATCGAGCTCTGCGAGGAGCTCACGGTCATCGACGAGCAGGCCTTCGAGGACGTCTTCCGCCGCCTCGGCCTGGCCATCGACTGGAACGTGCAGTACCGCACCATCGGTGACCGCTCCCGGGCCGTCGCGCAGCAGGCGTTCCTGCGCAACCTCGCCCGCGGCGAGGCCTACCAGGCGCTGGCGCCCGGCCTGTGGGACATCACCTTCCAGACCGCGGTCGCGCAGGCCGAGCTGGAGGCGCGCGACTACCCCGGCGCCTACCACCGCGTGGCCTACCACCGCGCCGACGGCGCACCGGTGCACATCGAGACGACGCGCCCCGAGCTCATCCCCTCGGTCGTCGCGCTCGTCGCGCACCCCGACGACGAGCGGTATGCCGACCTGTTCGGCACCACCGTCACCTCGCCGCTGTTCGGGGTCGAGGTGCCGGTGCTCGCCCACCCGCTCGCCGAGATGGACAAGGGCGCCGGCATCGCCATGTGCTGCACCTTCGGCGACATGACCGACGTGCAGTGGTGGCGCGAGCTGCAGCTCCCGACCCGCTCGGTCATCACCCGCTCCGGCCGGCTGCAGGAGCAGACCCCCGAGTGGGTCGCCGGCGGGCCCGGCGAGAGCCTCTACGACGAGCGGCTGGCCGGCCGGACCGTCCACGCCGCCCGCGAGGCCGTGGTCGAGGCGCTGCGCGCGTCCGGCGACCTGGACGGCGAGCCGACGAAGACGCAGCGCAAGGCCAACTTCTACGAGCGCGGCGAGAAGCCCCTGGAGATCGTCACCAGCCGCCAGTGGTTCATCCGCAACGGCGGCCGCGAGGACGGCGCCCCCGGGCTGCGCGAGGCGCTCATCGCGCGCGGCGAGGAGGTCCACTTCCACCCCGGCTTCATGCGCAGCCGCTACCGCAACTGGGTCGAGGGCCTCAACGGCGACTGGCTCATCAGCCGGCAGCGCTTCTTCGGCGTCCCGTTCCCGGTCTGGTACGCCGTGGACGCCGCCGGCGAGGTCGACCACGACACCGTCCTCGTGCCCGACGAGGCCCGGCTGCCGATCGACCCGGTGAGCGACGTGCCGGAGGGCTACACCGAGGACCAGCGCGACCAGCCCGGCGGCTTCACCGCCGACACGGACGTCATGGACACCTGGGCGACGTCCTCGCTCTCCCCGCAGATCGCGGCCGGGTGGCCGACGCGGGGCGGGTCGGGCGAGGGCTCGGACGCCGACCTCTTCGCGGCGATCTTCCCCTTCGACATGCGGCCCCAGGGCCACGACATCATCCGCACGTGGCTGTTCGCGACGATGGTCCGCGCCCACCACGAGCACGGCACCGTGCCGTGGACCGACGCGTACCTCAACGGCTGGATCCTCGACCCGGACCGCAAGAAGATGTCCAAGTCCAAGGGCAACGCCGTCACCCCGCTGGACATGCTGCAGGCCAGCGGCACCGACGCGGTGCGCTACTGGGCGGCCGCGGCCCGCCCCGGCGTCGACACGGTCGACGACCCCAACCAGATCAAGGTCGGGCGCCGGCTGGCGATCAAGCTGCTCAACGCCAGCTCGTTCGTCCTCGGCTTCGGCGAGCTGCCGCAGGGCTCCTCCGAGGCCGACCTCGTCACCGAGCCGCTGGACCGCGCCATGCTGGCCGGGCTGGCGGAGGTCGTGCGCCGGGCCACCCAGGCCTACGAGGCCTGGGACTACTCCACCGCCCTCGACGTCACCGAGTCGTTCTTCTGGACCTTCTGCGACGACTACCTCGAGCTGGTCAAGGAGCGCGCCTACGGCGGCGAGTTCTCCGCCGACGGCCCCGCGGGCGACCCCACGCCGCCGACGCTGTCCGCGCGCGCGGCGCTGCGGCTGGCCCTGTCGGTGCAGCTGCGCCTGCTGGCACCGGTGATCTCCTTCGCGACCGAGGAGGTGTGGTCGTGGTGGCACGAGGAGGGCACCTCGGTCCACACCCAGCCGTGGCCCGTCGTCGAGGAGCTGGCCGTCGCGGAGGGCGCGGACGCCGCCCTGCTCGGCACGGTCGGCCAGGCCCTCGCCGGGCTGCGGCGCGCCAAGTCGGAGGCCAAGGTCAAGATGCGCACGCCCATCGCGGCGGCGACGGTGGCGGGCCCGGCCGTCGAGCTGGAGCGGGTCCGCGCCGCCCTGGGCGACCTGGCCGCCGCCGGCAAGGTGACCGGCGAGCTGAGCTTCGACGAGGCCGAGCAGCTCGGCGTGCGCGACGTCGCCCTGGTGGAGGACCCGGCTTAG
- a CDS encoding alanine/glycine:cation symporter family protein translates to MLRTIPLSMAEAVDDPQWVQNLESTVDSSFETITKVSGDVIFFEIPGIPMPFVVMWLLAAAVIISIYFGFIQFRGIKVAWDTLRGKYSSPDDPGEIPHYQALTSAVSGTVGLGNIAGVGVAVTLGGPGATFWMILAGLFGMATKFAECTLGVKYREIRADGTVSGGPFKYLPVAFSKFPKFLSVGLTGLFALAILFFGVGGGNMFQANQTYSQAVEVTGGEDSFLASTSAGLIFGLVLAALIGAVIIGGMKSIGRVTSTLVPLMGGIYVLACFIVILTNIPHIPGAIGDILTGAFTAEGVTGGFIGALVVGLTRSAFSNEAGLGSAPIAHSTVKTRRPVSEGFVAMFEPFIDTVLVCTMTALTIVIADTTFYNETREQVFADDSYDYGGGVVITSDAFAENISWFPTILAVAVALFAISTLITWSYYGQRAWNYLFGDTRTSTLIYRVVFLLFTVAGCILNFGQVLAFADNFLFVCAFVNLLGVYFLLPVIKKEMNEYLADRKSGKLAELGKLDADKEMSVRDLAEANQVRDDSGANRLADPDDDGFGAGGATTPRDRH, encoded by the coding sequence ATGTTGCGAACCATTCCCCTGTCCATGGCCGAGGCGGTCGATGACCCCCAGTGGGTCCAGAACCTCGAGTCCACCGTCGACTCCAGCTTCGAGACGATCACCAAGGTGTCCGGTGACGTCATCTTCTTCGAGATCCCCGGCATCCCGATGCCCTTCGTGGTCATGTGGCTGCTCGCCGCGGCCGTCATCATCTCGATCTACTTCGGGTTCATCCAGTTCCGCGGCATCAAGGTGGCGTGGGACACCCTGCGGGGGAAGTACTCCTCGCCGGACGACCCGGGTGAGATCCCGCACTACCAGGCGCTGACCTCCGCCGTCTCGGGCACCGTGGGCCTGGGCAACATCGCCGGTGTCGGCGTCGCCGTCACCCTGGGTGGTCCGGGGGCGACCTTCTGGATGATCCTGGCCGGCCTCTTCGGCATGGCGACGAAGTTCGCCGAGTGCACGCTCGGTGTGAAGTACCGCGAGATCCGCGCCGACGGCACCGTGTCCGGCGGCCCGTTCAAGTACCTCCCCGTGGCGTTCAGCAAGTTCCCCAAGTTCCTGTCCGTCGGCCTCACCGGCCTGTTCGCCCTCGCGATCCTCTTCTTCGGCGTCGGCGGCGGCAACATGTTCCAGGCCAACCAGACCTACTCGCAGGCTGTCGAGGTCACCGGTGGCGAGGACAGCTTCCTGGCCTCCACCTCCGCCGGGCTCATCTTCGGCCTCGTGCTGGCCGCCCTCATCGGCGCGGTCATCATCGGTGGGATGAAGTCCATCGGCCGGGTCACCTCGACGCTGGTCCCGCTCATGGGCGGCATCTACGTGCTCGCCTGCTTCATCGTCATCCTGACGAACATCCCGCACATCCCCGGTGCGATCGGCGACATCCTCACCGGTGCCTTCACCGCCGAGGGGGTCACCGGTGGGTTCATCGGTGCGCTCGTCGTCGGGCTGACCCGCTCGGCCTTCTCCAACGAGGCCGGTCTGGGCTCGGCGCCGATCGCGCACTCGACGGTCAAGACCCGCCGCCCGGTGTCCGAGGGCTTCGTGGCGATGTTCGAGCCCTTCATCGACACCGTCCTGGTCTGCACCATGACCGCGCTGACGATCGTCATCGCGGACACCACGTTCTACAACGAGACCCGTGAGCAGGTCTTCGCGGACGACAGCTACGACTACGGCGGCGGTGTCGTCATCACCTCCGACGCCTTCGCCGAGAACATCTCGTGGTTCCCGACCATCCTGGCCGTCGCGGTCGCGCTGTTCGCGATCTCCACCCTCATCACCTGGTCCTACTACGGCCAGCGGGCGTGGAACTACCTGTTCGGTGACACCCGGACCTCGACGCTCATCTACCGGGTCGTCTTCCTCCTCTTCACGGTGGCGGGCTGCATCCTCAACTTCGGCCAGGTGCTGGCGTTCGCGGACAACTTCCTGTTCGTCTGCGCGTTCGTCAACCTGCTCGGCGTCTACTTCCTGCTGCCGGTCATCAAGAAGGAGATGAACGAGTACCTCGCGGACCGCAAGAGCGGCAAGCTCGCCGAGCTCGGCAAGCTGGACGCCGACAAGGAGATGTCCGTGCGCGACCTCGCCGAGGCCAACCAGGTGCGCGACGACTCCGGCGCGAACCGTCTGGCCGACCCCGACGACGACGGGTTCGGCGCGGGCGGGGCCACCACCCCGCGCGACCGTCACTGA